The DNA segment GATGTAGGAAACTGGCATCGTGGGGATCGATGACGAACTGGAAATCGCCATAGAGGCAACCCTCTCTCACGCGTCGGTAGACCGCGTTCATGGCATCGGCCAGATCGAGAATGTCCACGACTCGACGCACCCGTCGTCGCGGCGCGAGCCTCAGGGTGGCGGCGTAGATCAAACCGAACAGGCCATATCCTCCAATCACGAGCGAAAACAACTCGGCATTCTGGCTTCGGCTGCAGACCACCAGATCGCCATGGGCGTCGACCAGCGTCAGGTCTTCGATATCAGCTCCCAGCGGCTGCATTAACAAACCGCGTCCATGGGCGTTAGCCGAGATAGATCCACCCAGCGTCACCTCATCCACTCCCGTTTGCTTCTGGCGTATGGCCCATCTGTGGCCATCAGGCGCCACCATTTCGTGAGCGGCGGAGATGATCCTGGGCCAGTCAGCACCCGCCTCGATTTGCAACAAGCCGCGCTGGACATCCGTTTGCAAGACGCGGTTCAAACCTCTCGTGTCCACGTGCAGTTGGTGGGTGGCGAATTGCTGTCCTCCCATGGCGTGCCGGGCACCGCCAATGGACAGCGACATGCCGCGACGTTTGGCCTGCCTGACCGCCTCGCGCAAGTCCGACAAGTTGGTGGGCCGTTCGACCTGCGCCACCCGCGTCGGGTTGAGCTGTGAATGGACGTCGTTTAAAAGCATCGCATCTGGCGTCATGACATGTGCGTCAAAAGGGAGAATTCACCACAACCCCCACTCTCGGTTTCGCACACCTGAGCAAAACCATATCCGACCGGCCGTAGCGGAACAAGCCAAACGGATCGCGGTCCCGTTGGCGACCGAAAGGGTTTGCTCGGGTGTGAAGGCGAACGGTGGCATGCCACGCGCGGTCCGCACGGCGGGGTAGGGCGAAACTCTGTTGAGCCCATAAATGCCTCAGGCTTTCCTACACAAGAAACGCTGCCCCGACGCGGGCCTTTCGATCTGGATCATTTTTCAGCGCTCCTCGCCGCGGCTCCTTCCATCCTTTCACCACCCTAGCGTTCATGGGCTCGACGGAGTCTCTCCCTACCCTTGTAGCCCGCCCAGGTTTAAGTTGAATCACCTCCGTCTGAACCAGGGGGGTACGGGGTGGACACGGTGGGGTGGATACGCTAGACCTTAGGGGAGATCATGCATCGACGTTTCTATTCCATCGACGTAGGGGCAGTGGCTGGCCTCCTTCTCGGAAGTCTGGCCGTCACAGCCCATGCCGCGTCCGGGCCGCTGGACTTCAATCGCGATGTAGGTCCGATTCTGTCTGACCGGTGCTATGCCTGTCACGGGCCTGACTCCCAGAAGCGGGAGGCAGGATTGCGGTTGGATACCTTCGAAGGGGCGACGGCGCCACTGAAGAGCGGTGTGCGGGCGATCGTTCCTGGAAATACTAACGCCAGTGCGCTCGTTTCGCGCATTCATACAACGGATCCGGACGACCAGATGCCTCCCTCCAAGCTCAATCGTCCGCTGACGACCGGCGAGAAGGAGACGCTCGTGCGTTGGATTGTGGAGGGAGCGCCCTATTCCAAGCACTGGGCATTCCGAGCGGCGGAGCGGCATGCGGTTCCTCAGGTCAAAAACCAGGACTGGCCTAAGAATGGGATCGATCGTTTCGTGCTGGCCAAGCTGGAGGCTCTGAATCTATCCCCCAACCCGGAAGCTGAACGGGGTGCCTTGCTGCGTCGGGCGTCGTTCGCCCTCACCGGACTCCCCCCTTCGGCCGAGCAACTGGCGGCCTTTGCTGCGGATCGATCCGATCAAGCGTGGGAAAAGCAAGTGGATGCCCTTTTGGCCTCGCCCCGCTACGGAGAGCGCATGGCTTCCGATTGGTTGGACGTGGCGCGCTTCGCCGACACCATGGGTTATCAGGGAGATCCCAACGGTTTTGTGTGGCCGTGGCGGGATTGGGTCATCCGGGCTTTCAACGACAACCTGCCCTATGATCAATTCCTAACCTGGCAAATCGCGGGCGATTTGCTCCCGGATGCCACCCAGGACCAGCAGTTGGCCACCATGTTCAATCGGCTCCATCGCCAAACCAACGAGGGCGGTTCCATCGAACAAGAGTTTCGCCAGGAGTATATCTCGGATCGGGTTCACACGGCGGGAACCGCCTTTCTCGGGCTGACCCTCGAATGTTCCAAGTGTCATGATCATAAATATGACCCGCTGCCCCAGGCCGATTACTACAGCCTGTGTGCGATGTTCGGACAGATCGATGAGTGCGGTCTGTATCCGTATGGGATCAACACCACGGCCGCCGAGCCTTCCATGCGCCTTTTGGAACCGGGACAAGCGGCGGAGGCCAAGAAGCGTGAAGCGGCCCTGAAGGCGGCGAGGGCCAAGGCTGCGGCCATCCGTACGGAGCGTGCGGAGGCCTTTGCGGCCTGGCTGACTTCGGCCGCGGAGCTAAGCTTGCCCGCCCCTTCGGATCACTTTCCCCTCGATGCCATCGTCGAGGGAAAACTGACCAATGTGGTGGCGGGTGCTGCTTCCGCCACGATGTCGGCCGGGGTTTTGGCACCCGTGCCGGGTGTCGTCCAAGGTGCCATGAAGTTCGATGGCGATACGGTGTTGCAGTTGAACGGGGTCAAAGGCATCACCCGTCACGATTCGCTGAGCATATCAGTCCGGCTCTTCTGCCCGGAAAAGAAGGACCGTGCGGTGTTGCTGCATACGGGGCCAGCCATGTATGCGTGCGCCTCGGATGCCTCCGGATTCGAGCTGCTGCTCGAGAACGGCAAGCTCCGGTGGAGTTGCATCCACCTCTGGCCTGGCTGCGCGGCTTCGGTGGAGATGACCGACGATTTTCCGATCCAGCAATGGGTGGATGTCACGGTCACGTATGATGGCACTTCACGGGCCGCCGGCCTTAAGATCTATCGCGATGGGAAAGCGGCGTCGACCGTGGTTTTGCACGACCACTTGGACAAGAGCATCTTTACGGAGATGATGCGAGTGGGAGCCCGGCCGCGGGATGATCGCGGGTTCGCGGGCGGACTCATGGACGAGATCAGGATCTTCCGTCAGCCGCTTTCAGCGCTGGAGGTAGCTCATCTACACGCCCCGGCTTTTGCGGAAACCTTGGCGCAAGCCAGGACGGGTGATCGGGTCGCGCAGGCGCTGCTGCGCGAGCACTTCTTGAATCGCGTCGATGAACCCTGCGCCGCGGCGCGACGACAGGTCAGCGCGGCCCTCAAGCATTTGGAGGATGAGTATCTGCATCGCATGCCGCTGATCATGACGATGAAGGAGTCGCCGAATCCGAAGCAGTTCCACGTTCTACAACGGGGCGACTATGCGTCGCCCGACTTGAAGCGGCCGGTGTTGGCGGCGGCTCCGTCGGACATCATGCCGTTCCGGGCCGAGGGTGGACGGAACCGGTTGGGGCTGGCGCGGTGGATGACCGACCCGAAAAATCCATTGGTAGCGCGAGTGGCGGTTAATCGCCTGTGGATGCAGTGCTTTGGGACGGGCATTGTGTTGACACAGGAGAACTTTGGGACGCAGGGCGATCCGCCGTCGCATCCCGAGTTGCTGGATAGCTTGGCCTACGAGTTCAGCCACACCGGTTGGGATACGAAGCGGCTTCTGAAGCAAATCATGATGAGCGCCACGTTTCGTCAGTCGTCCGCGTCTACGCCGGAGAAAAAAGAGCGAGATCCCGGCAATCGGTTTCTGTCGCGAGGTCCCTCTTATCGGTTGTCGGGGGAGGCGATTCGGGATCAGGCGCTGTTCGCCTCGGGATTGCTGGTCGATCGGATGGGCGGGCCCAGTGCCAAGCCCTGGCAGCCACCGGGCCTCTGGTCAGAGGCCGGGGCCTCTGGTGGAGACTACACGCCGGATACTGGCGCCGGGCTTTATCGTCGGAGTCTCTACACGTTCCGAAAGCGAACCGCCCCGCCACCGAGCATGACCACCCTGGACGGTGGCAGTCGCGAGACTTGCCAGCCGCGTCGGCTGACGACCAACACCCCCTTGCAGCCTTTGCTGTTTCTCAATGACAAGGCCTATTTCGAGTGCGCTCGCGAGCTGGCCCGTCGGGTCAGGCGCGAACAACCGGGCGGTCCGAAGCAGCAGTTGGAGCGAGCCTTCCTCCTGCTGACATCGCGGCCGCCGGCGGCCCCCGAGATGAAGTCCTTGCTAGCCCTGTATGAGCAACAATTAGCGACCTATGCCACGGATCTGCCGGGGGCGAAGGCGGTTTGCGGCCAGGAGGATCCGGGTTTTGCTTCGATGACCGTCGTCTGTTCCACCCTGCTCGTGAGCGATGCTGCTCTCACCAATCGATAGTACATTATGAGCACACCCTTCCTGCCTCCTGACTTCATGCTGCGACAGACCAGGCGCCACTTTTTCGCCCGGAGCGGCCTGGGTCTCGGCGCCCTGGCCATGGCGAAGCTCTCGGAGAATCGCGTGTTGGCCACCAGTCCCGGGGTGCTCAGCTCGCCACATGTCGCGCCGAAGGCCAAGCGGGTCATCTATCTTTTTCAATCGGGCGGCCCCTCGCATCTCGAAACCTTCGATTTCAAGCCGGTGTTACGAGCGGGGCACGGGAAGCCATTGCCCAAGGAAGTGATCGGCAATCAGCGGCTTTCGACCATGAGTGGGAATCAGAGTTTCCTGCCGATGGCTGGTTCGTTCACGGAATTCTCCCGGCATGGGCGTTCAGGCTTGGAGATCTCGGACTTGCTTCCGTACACCCAGCAGATTTCCGATGACATCTGTTTGATTCGCACCCTGCATACCGAGGCGATTAACCACGATCCGGCCATCACGTTCTTTTGTTCAGGCAGCCAGATCCCGGGACGTCCGTCCATGGGTGCTTGGGCTTCGTACGGACTGGGCAGTCTCAACGAGAACCTGCCCGCGTTCATCGTCTTGGTGTCCAAGAATGCCGTGCGCGACCAGCCGCTCTACTCGCGGCTCTGGGGCGCCGGCTTCCTGCCCAGCGAGCATCAAGGGGTGCAGTTCCGGGCCGGCAAGGAGCCCGTGCTGTATCTCACCAATCCGGAAGGCGTTTCCACCGACACACGACGTCGCATGCTGGACACCCTCGGGCAGTTGAATGGGTATCAGGCGGGGCAGCAGCTGGATCCGGAGATCGAAGCGCGGGTGGCGCAGGCCGAGATGGCGTTTCGAATGCAGGTCAGCGTGCCGGAGGCGGCGGATTTTTCTCAGGAATCGGAGGCGACTTTCGCCATGTATGGTCCGGATAGCAAAACGCCCGGCACCTATGCGGCGAACTGCTTGCTGGCCCGTCGGCTGATCGAGCGCGATGTGCGATTCGTGCAGTTGTTCCATCAGGGATGGGATCAGCATGGCGACGTGGTGGGCGGAATCACCAAGCAATGTCGGCAGACCGACCAAGCGTCCGCGGCGCTGGTGGTTGATCTGAAGCGACGCGGATTGCTGGACGACACCTTGGTTGTTTGGGGCGGGGAATTTGGGCGCACCGCGTACTGTCAGGGGAAAATGTCGGGGAATAACTATGGGCGCGACCATCATCCGCGCTGCTTCAGCATCTGGATGGCCGGCGGCGGGGTGAAGGGCGGCACCAGCTACGGGACCACCGATGATTACGGCTACAACATCGTCGAGAATCCCGTTCACGTGCACGATCTCCATGCGACAATGATGCATCTGCTCGGCGTGGAGCATGAGAAGCTGACCTATAAGTATCAGGGCCGCTATTTCCGTCTGACGGATGTTCACGGGCACGTGGTGAAGCCGATTTTGACTTGAG comes from the Verrucomicrobiales bacterium genome and includes:
- a CDS encoding DUF1553 domain-containing protein codes for the protein MHRRFYSIDVGAVAGLLLGSLAVTAHAASGPLDFNRDVGPILSDRCYACHGPDSQKREAGLRLDTFEGATAPLKSGVRAIVPGNTNASALVSRIHTTDPDDQMPPSKLNRPLTTGEKETLVRWIVEGAPYSKHWAFRAAERHAVPQVKNQDWPKNGIDRFVLAKLEALNLSPNPEAERGALLRRASFALTGLPPSAEQLAAFAADRSDQAWEKQVDALLASPRYGERMASDWLDVARFADTMGYQGDPNGFVWPWRDWVIRAFNDNLPYDQFLTWQIAGDLLPDATQDQQLATMFNRLHRQTNEGGSIEQEFRQEYISDRVHTAGTAFLGLTLECSKCHDHKYDPLPQADYYSLCAMFGQIDECGLYPYGINTTAAEPSMRLLEPGQAAEAKKREAALKAARAKAAAIRTERAEAFAAWLTSAAELSLPAPSDHFPLDAIVEGKLTNVVAGAASATMSAGVLAPVPGVVQGAMKFDGDTVLQLNGVKGITRHDSLSISVRLFCPEKKDRAVLLHTGPAMYACASDASGFELLLENGKLRWSCIHLWPGCAASVEMTDDFPIQQWVDVTVTYDGTSRAAGLKIYRDGKAASTVVLHDHLDKSIFTEMMRVGARPRDDRGFAGGLMDEIRIFRQPLSALEVAHLHAPAFAETLAQARTGDRVAQALLREHFLNRVDEPCAAARRQVSAALKHLEDEYLHRMPLIMTMKESPNPKQFHVLQRGDYASPDLKRPVLAAAPSDIMPFRAEGGRNRLGLARWMTDPKNPLVARVAVNRLWMQCFGTGIVLTQENFGTQGDPPSHPELLDSLAYEFSHTGWDTKRLLKQIMMSATFRQSSASTPEKKERDPGNRFLSRGPSYRLSGEAIRDQALFASGLLVDRMGGPSAKPWQPPGLWSEAGASGGDYTPDTGAGLYRRSLYTFRKRTAPPPSMTTLDGGSRETCQPRRLTTNTPLQPLLFLNDKAYFECARELARRVRREQPGGPKQQLERAFLLLTSRPPAAPEMKSLLALYEQQLATYATDLPGAKAVCGQEDPGFASMTVVCSTLLVSDAALTNR
- a CDS encoding DUF1501 domain-containing protein, whose protein sequence is MSTPFLPPDFMLRQTRRHFFARSGLGLGALAMAKLSENRVLATSPGVLSSPHVAPKAKRVIYLFQSGGPSHLETFDFKPVLRAGHGKPLPKEVIGNQRLSTMSGNQSFLPMAGSFTEFSRHGRSGLEISDLLPYTQQISDDICLIRTLHTEAINHDPAITFFCSGSQIPGRPSMGAWASYGLGSLNENLPAFIVLVSKNAVRDQPLYSRLWGAGFLPSEHQGVQFRAGKEPVLYLTNPEGVSTDTRRRMLDTLGQLNGYQAGQQLDPEIEARVAQAEMAFRMQVSVPEAADFSQESEATFAMYGPDSKTPGTYAANCLLARRLIERDVRFVQLFHQGWDQHGDVVGGITKQCRQTDQASAALVVDLKRRGLLDDTLVVWGGEFGRTAYCQGKMSGNNYGRDHHPRCFSIWMAGGGVKGGTSYGTTDDYGYNIVENPVHVHDLHATMMHLLGVEHEKLTYKYQGRYFRLTDVHGHVVKPILT